One window of the Cryptomeria japonica chromosome 7, Sugi_1.0, whole genome shotgun sequence genome contains the following:
- the LOC131078492 gene encoding amino acid transporter AVT6A: protein MTSDTFSASEKNDSKASLLPETESQHGLQESECKNASFLGAVFNLSTTIVGAGIMGLPATMKILGLVPGISLIVLVGILTYASIEILLRFSRACKVSSYGGVMGDAFGPLGRVVLQICIIINTLGILIVYMIIIGDVVSGTSANGMHHFGILEEWFGVCWWTGRPVTLFLTTIFILVPLVSFRHVDSLKVTSALSVALSVLFVMITACILILKLLSGNINMPRLLPKVVDQTSLWKLFTAVPVLITSYLCHFNVHPIHRELKTSSQIQAIVKASLTLCGAIYITTSLFGYTLFGDQTMDDVLANFDRNLGVPYSNILNDIVRISYAVHLMLVFPVINFSLRLNLDGLIFPLGRPISSDIRRFVFITTGLVVIIFFGAVVIPSIWVALQFTGATAAVCVSFIFPGAIALRDTHGISTRIDKFIALFMIILGGISCSIALYSDIDQLSKKSSIVPTTPTS, encoded by the exons ATGACTTCAGACACTTTTTCAGCATCTGAAAAGAATGACAGCAAGGCCTCTCTGCTGCCTGAGACCGAGAGTCAGCATGGTCTACAAGAATCCGAGTGTAAAAATGCTTCATTTTTAGGAGCAGTTTTCAATCTATCAACAACTATTGTTGGGGCTGGAATCATGGGATTGCCTGCTACCATGAAGATTTTGGGACTTGTCCCAGGGATTTCTCTGATTGTGCTTGTTGGAATTCTAACATATGCGTCTATTGAGATTCTACTCAGGTTTAGCAGAGCCTGCAAGGTCTCTTCTTATGGAGGTGTCATGGGCGATGCTTTTGGTCCACTTGGAAGGGTTGTACTGCAGATTTGTATCATAATTAACACTCTTGGTATTCTTATCGTCTACATGATCATCATTG GTGATGTTGTCTCTGGCACATCAGCAAATGGTATGCATCATTTTGGTATCTTAGAAGAATGGTTTGGTGTCTGTTGGTGGACTGGCCGACCGGTTACACTGTTTCTCACCACAATTTTTATTTTAGTTCCCCTTGTATCTTTCAGACATGTAG ATTCCTTGAAAGTTACTTCTGCATTATCAGTGGCATTATCTGTTCTGTTTGTGATGATCACTGCTtgcattttaattttgaaattgctCAGTGGCAACATCAACATGCCAAGATTGCTTCCAAAAGTTGTTGATCAGACTTCATTGTGGAAGCTGTTCACAGCCGTCCCAGTGTTAATCACCTCTTACCTCTGTCACTTCAATG TTCATCCAATACACCGTGAATTGAAAACCTCTTCACAAATACAAGCAATTGTTAAAGCATCACTTACCTTATGTGGGGCAATATACATAACTACAAGTTTATTTGGTTATACTCTATTTGGGGATCAGACTATGGATGATGTTCTAGCCAATTTTGACAGAAATCTGGGAGTCCCTTACAGTAATATTCTGAATGACATTGTTCGTATAAGCTATGCTGTTCATTTGATGCTTGTATTTCCAGTGATAAACTTCTCGTTACGCCTTAATCTTGATGGACTTATCTTTCCATTGGGACGGCCTATTTCTTCAGATATTCGGAGATTTGTTTTTATCACAACTGGGCTAGTTGTGATTATTTTCTTCGGTGCTGTGGTCATACCTAGTATCTGGGTTGCGTTACAATTCACAGGAGCTACTGCAGCAGTCTGTGTGAGCTTCATCTTCCCAGGAGCAATTGCACTCAG AGACACACATGGCATCTCAACAAGGATAGATAAATTCATTGCATTGTTTATGATTATACTGGGAGGGATATCTTGTTCAATCGCTTTATACAGTGACATTGATCAGCTGTCAAAGAAAAGTAGTATAGTTCCAACTACTCCCACATCATGA